The following proteins are encoded in a genomic region of Petrotoga sp. 9PWA.NaAc.5.4:
- the gcvPA gene encoding aminomethyl-transferring glycine dehydrogenase subunit GcvPA, producing MNKFPYLPHTNEDIKEMMDFLNIKEINELYADVPSLFDKELNIPSAMSEMELKERLKDLSNLNKNIQEFGIFRGAGIYNHYIPALVYSLASNRNFLTAYTPYQAEVSQGTLQILFEYQTLISELTAMEVSNSSMYDGASALAEAILMSKRINGKNEVLISSLVHPEYYEVSQTYVEAQEMKLIKIDYIKETGQVDLKDLREKITSETSCVVVSYPNFFGIIEDLREIRNNIPENIVFIVSTYPISLGLLEAPGKFGADIVVGEGQSLGNVPSLGGPGLGFFATREKYIRKMPGRIIGETTDKENKRGFVMILQTREQHIRREKSTSNICSNHAFNALLASIYLNVVGKDGIKEIALQNYYNAHYLLKKLLETEKFELAFEAPFFNEFVLKSYIDPQRINSELLKQNYFGPLPLMKYFPDKKNEVLFCATELTKKRDIEFLCTFLEGLS from the coding sequence ATGAATAAATTTCCATATTTGCCCCATACCAATGAAGATATAAAAGAAATGATGGATTTTCTCAACATTAAAGAAATTAACGAATTGTACGCTGACGTTCCTTCCCTTTTTGATAAAGAACTTAATATACCTTCAGCTATGTCAGAAATGGAATTGAAAGAAAGATTAAAAGACCTATCAAATTTAAACAAAAATATACAAGAATTTGGGATTTTCAGAGGAGCAGGCATTTATAATCATTATATTCCTGCGTTAGTTTATTCCTTAGCTTCAAATAGAAATTTTTTAACAGCATATACGCCTTATCAAGCTGAAGTTTCCCAGGGGACGCTTCAAATATTATTTGAATATCAAACACTTATAAGTGAACTTACTGCAATGGAAGTATCGAATTCTTCTATGTATGATGGTGCGTCAGCATTAGCTGAAGCTATTTTAATGTCTAAAAGAATAAACGGTAAAAACGAAGTTCTAATTTCGAGTTTAGTTCATCCAGAATACTATGAAGTATCTCAAACCTATGTTGAGGCCCAAGAAATGAAATTAATAAAAATTGATTATATAAAAGAAACTGGTCAAGTAGATTTAAAAGATTTAAGGGAAAAAATTACAAGTGAAACATCATGCGTTGTTGTGTCTTATCCTAATTTTTTTGGGATCATAGAAGATCTTCGAGAAATTAGAAATAATATACCAGAAAATATCGTTTTCATTGTCTCAACATATCCTATTTCCTTAGGCTTATTAGAGGCACCGGGTAAATTTGGCGCAGATATAGTAGTTGGTGAAGGTCAATCCTTGGGAAACGTTCCGTCTTTGGGTGGCCCTGGTTTAGGATTCTTTGCAACAAGAGAAAAATATATAAGAAAAATGCCTGGAAGAATTATTGGTGAAACAACAGACAAAGAAAACAAACGAGGGTTTGTTATGATTCTCCAAACAAGAGAGCAACACATTCGAAGAGAAAAGTCTACATCTAATATTTGCTCTAACCATGCGTTTAATGCTTTGCTTGCGTCGATATATCTAAACGTAGTTGGCAAAGATGGAATTAAAGAAATTGCTTTACAAAATTATTATAATGCACATTACTTGTTAAAAAAATTGTTAGAAACCGAAAAATTCGAGCTCGCCTTTGAGGCACCATTTTTCAACGAATTTGTTTTAAAATCTTATATAGACCCTCAACGAATAAACTCTGAATTGTTAAAACAAAATTATTTTGGACCTCTACCTCTTATGAAATATTTTCCAGATAAAAAGAATGAGGTTTTATTTTGCGCTACTGAATTAACAAAAAAAAGAGATATTGAATTTTTATGCACATTTTTGGAGGGATTATCATGA
- a CDS encoding metallophosphoesterase family protein, with the protein MIWAISDIHGMYENLISLLKKIKDNDKIIFLGDYVDRGPDSKKVLDLLIVLSKAGKHVFLKGNHDDMLVDYYRKTHDYDDGVWFYNGAITTIKSFENKVEDEYVEFLERLPLFYNEKIGRYNYLFVHAGVNPDKPLSVQNKWDFLWIREKFLYMKTRYENYIIVHGHTPTLYLNGSDKIIMRKDENNELISIDIDTGCVYGGKLTALGITEDNKYVVLQA; encoded by the coding sequence ATGATTTGGGCTATATCAGATATTCATGGAATGTATGAAAATTTAATTTCTCTTTTGAAGAAAATAAAAGATAACGATAAAATAATTTTTTTGGGTGATTATGTAGATAGAGGACCTGATTCAAAAAAGGTTCTTGATCTTCTTATTGTTCTAAGCAAAGCAGGTAAACATGTTTTTCTTAAAGGAAACCACGATGACATGTTGGTTGATTATTATCGAAAGACACATGATTATGACGATGGTGTTTGGTTTTATAATGGAGCTATTACAACTATTAAAAGCTTTGAAAACAAAGTAGAAGATGAATACGTTGAATTTTTGGAAAGACTACCTCTCTTTTATAATGAAAAGATAGGTAGATATAATTACTTATTTGTACATGCAGGTGTAAATCCTGACAAGCCTCTTTCTGTTCAAAACAAATGGGATTTTTTGTGGATAAGAGAGAAATTTTTATATATGAAAACAAGATATGAAAATTATATAATAGTACACGGACATACACCGACATTATATTTAAACGGTAGTGATAAAATTATAATGAGAAAAGATGAAAACAATGAATTAATAAGCATTGATATTGATACAGGTTGTGTATATGGGGGCAAACTTACCGCTTTAGGTATTACAGAAGATAACAAATATGTAGTTCTTCAAGCTTAA
- the gcvT gene encoding glycine cleavage system aminomethyltransferase GcvT: MRKLKEFVNYVESQIIKQILEDESIEVFLKASGGIGKEYFGQGTVFDIYVDDKDFQKALNIIENFEKGGTTLQELKRTPLFERHIQLGAKMGEFAGWELPLWYSSILEEHNAVRSSVGIFDVSHMGEIFVEGKQAEDFVNYLITNNVKKIKEGEIVYSPMCNENGGIIDDLLAYKFSSSKILLVVNAGNTEKDFQWINSHKNHFDVSVTNKSKEVCQIAFQGPKSQSQLQKYLEDVLLDDIEYYTFKVVKVEGEDIILSRTGYTGEDGFEIYSSVNSVSKLWDKLLDLAKEIDGKPCGLGSRDTLRFEAKLLLYGNDIDENTTPLEAALKWTVDFEKDFIGKKALINQQEEGIKRKLVGIEIFDKMPVRHGYEIYNENEKIGYITSGLKSPTLQKNLALGYVNIPFSKIGTNLTIKAKNKDLEAQVVKTPFYKGSVKSKK; the protein is encoded by the coding sequence ATGAGAAAGTTAAAAGAATTTGTGAATTACGTAGAAAGTCAAATAATAAAACAGATTTTGGAAGATGAGAGTATAGAAGTTTTTTTAAAAGCTTCTGGTGGAATAGGTAAAGAATATTTTGGTCAGGGCACCGTTTTTGATATATATGTTGATGATAAAGATTTTCAAAAAGCTTTAAATATTATTGAAAACTTCGAAAAAGGAGGGACTACTTTGCAAGAATTAAAACGAACGCCCTTATTTGAAAGACATATACAACTTGGAGCAAAAATGGGAGAGTTTGCCGGATGGGAATTACCATTGTGGTATTCTTCTATTTTGGAAGAGCACAATGCTGTAAGAAGTTCTGTGGGAATATTCGATGTGTCTCATATGGGTGAAATATTTGTTGAAGGTAAGCAAGCAGAAGATTTTGTAAATTATTTGATCACTAACAATGTAAAAAAAATAAAAGAAGGTGAAATTGTATATTCTCCAATGTGCAATGAAAACGGAGGTATAATAGATGATTTGCTTGCTTATAAATTTTCGAGTAGCAAAATCCTCCTTGTAGTTAATGCCGGTAACACTGAAAAGGATTTTCAATGGATAAACTCTCATAAAAATCATTTTGATGTTTCTGTTACTAACAAAAGTAAAGAAGTTTGTCAAATAGCTTTCCAAGGTCCGAAATCTCAAAGTCAGTTACAAAAATATCTCGAAGATGTGCTACTTGATGATATTGAATATTATACTTTCAAAGTTGTTAAAGTTGAAGGAGAAGATATAATACTTTCACGAACAGGATATACAGGAGAAGACGGATTTGAAATTTATTCTTCTGTAAATAGCGTTTCTAAATTGTGGGATAAATTATTAGATTTAGCAAAAGAAATAGACGGTAAACCTTGTGGTCTTGGAAGTAGAGATACTTTAAGATTTGAGGCAAAGTTACTTTTATATGGTAACGATATAGACGAAAACACAACTCCCTTGGAAGCTGCTTTAAAGTGGACTGTCGATTTTGAAAAAGATTTTATAGGAAAAAAGGCTCTAATAAATCAGCAAGAAGAAGGAATAAAAAGGAAACTTGTAGGAATTGAAATTTTTGATAAAATGCCTGTAAGACATGGATATGAAATCTACAACGAAAATGAAAAGATAGGTTATATTACAAGTGGCTTAAAATCACCAACTCTACAAAAAAATCTTGCTTTAGGATATGTAAATATACCTTTTTCAAAAATTGGTACAAATTTAACGATAAAAGCTAAAAATAAGGATCTTGAAGCTCAAGTAGTAAAAACTCCCTTCTATAAAGGTTCTGTAAAAAGTAAAAAATGA